Proteins encoded together in one uncultured Sphaerochaeta sp. window:
- a CDS encoding AraC family transcriptional regulator, with the protein MDTYFSDVHVLWASRFDYQKDWSLKRHAHENHYQIIYFLEGIALLQVGNTQIQVVGKRLLFLPPGMPHGILHIDSERLCSLDIKFTLHHEKLREECLAIPPVSYPQGDEIANLLQSILRQGLARRPNYQQMCSLQLGMVLLLLLRENRTKEPIATADWSTEDKVHSQLVASLVWYIEMQACTRLPSEELEKQFNHSYRYLSQQFKREVGCTPFEYANRVRIDSAKELLVSSEYAIKEIAEKLGYMDIHQFTKSFRKLVGMPPARWREKEVNLICKDINIDPHFSNQYYLEKK; encoded by the coding sequence GTGGATACATATTTCTCTGATGTACATGTCTTATGGGCTTCCAGATTCGACTATCAGAAAGATTGGTCGCTGAAGAGGCATGCGCACGAAAACCATTACCAGATAATATATTTTCTGGAAGGTATTGCCTTGCTTCAGGTAGGCAATACCCAGATACAGGTAGTAGGTAAGCGCCTGTTGTTCTTGCCCCCGGGGATGCCTCATGGGATTCTTCATATTGACTCTGAGAGGCTCTGTTCTCTTGATATCAAATTTACGCTGCACCATGAAAAGCTCAGAGAGGAATGCTTAGCTATTCCACCTGTCTCCTATCCACAGGGGGACGAGATAGCGAATCTTCTTCAGAGTATCTTGCGCCAAGGGCTGGCAAGACGGCCAAATTATCAACAAATGTGTTCACTCCAACTGGGAATGGTTTTGCTGCTCCTACTTCGAGAGAATAGAACAAAAGAACCCATTGCGACAGCCGATTGGTCTACAGAAGATAAAGTGCACTCTCAATTGGTTGCCTCTCTTGTATGGTATATCGAGATGCAGGCATGCACACGGTTACCCAGTGAGGAACTTGAGAAGCAGTTTAATCACAGTTACCGATATCTGAGTCAACAATTCAAGAGAGAGGTTGGATGTACCCCTTTTGAGTATGCAAATAGAGTAAGAATTGACAGTGCTAAAGAGCTTCTCGTCTCCAGCGAATATGCCATTAAGGAGATTGCGGAGAAGTTGGGCTATATGGATATCCATCAGTTTACCAAGAGTTTCAGGAAGCTAGTCGGTATGCCTCCAGCACGATGGAGAGAGAAAGAAGTCAATCTCATCTGCAAGGATATCAATATTGATCCTCACTTCTCCAACCAATACTATCTGGAGAAAAAGTAG
- a CDS encoding DeoR/GlpR family DNA-binding transcription regulator, which yields MDTLNTRQKTLLSMIQNQGAVSVHALFSEIEASEATIRRDLTHLEDRHLIVRRRGEAFAVKKSLESAFQQREQLYKEAKQKIARIAASHIDEHDTIILDAGTTTLEIARLLSNYNDLTILTNSLPIANVIAPTSLSLSLAGGHLFSQNMSTQGPDAEAFFKKVEVGKSFIGASGIRRLVGLETLNPFEAEIKKLMVNAAKKVYGVVDSSKFDTAGINVFCNFSDLDYLITDKPIQDEETLALLKRQGVEVLLPS from the coding sequence ATGGATACCTTGAATACACGTCAGAAAACCTTGCTCTCTATGATCCAAAACCAAGGGGCAGTCTCTGTCCATGCTTTATTCAGCGAAATTGAAGCTTCAGAGGCAACCATTCGCAGAGACCTTACACATCTCGAAGACCGCCATCTGATTGTACGAAGAAGAGGGGAAGCTTTTGCAGTGAAGAAATCACTGGAAAGTGCATTTCAACAACGGGAACAGTTGTACAAGGAAGCTAAACAAAAAATTGCACGTATAGCTGCAAGCCATATAGATGAGCATGACACCATCATCCTCGATGCAGGGACCACTACCCTTGAGATAGCACGACTGCTCTCCAATTATAATGATCTTACCATCCTCACCAACTCTCTTCCCATCGCGAATGTTATTGCACCCACATCTCTCTCGCTCTCATTGGCAGGTGGCCATCTCTTCAGCCAGAACATGTCCACCCAAGGACCCGATGCAGAAGCATTTTTCAAGAAAGTGGAAGTCGGAAAGTCTTTCATCGGAGCCAGTGGTATTCGTAGGCTCGTGGGCCTTGAAACCCTCAACCCTTTCGAGGCGGAAATCAAGAAACTCATGGTCAATGCCGCGAAGAAAGTATACGGGGTGGTGGATTCTTCCAAGTTCGATACTGCAGGAATCAACGTGTTCTGCAACTTCTCCGACTTGGACTATCTCATCACTGATAAACCCATCCAAGACGAGGAAACCCTAGCGCTGTTGAAGAGACAGGGCGTAGAGGTGCTTCTACCGTCATAA
- a CDS encoding type II glyceraldehyde-3-phosphate dehydrogenase: MKKIKVGVAGYGVIGQRLADGVDLQDDMELVGVADVAPTLSVRALKEKGMPYKLFTAMPDNTAALDEAGIPISGSLEDLVKQVDIMLDATSAGVGLKNKEIYKKYGKKAVFQGGEKNAIADVFFHGYANYEKGLGVDYLKLTSCNTTGLIRAVDCLDREVGAEKVAITIIRRVADPGDYHRGLTNALQIDKAPSHQAVDLMTIMPHVDATGILVHTPVTHGHIITVVLTPKKDISVEEAIAIFEKHPRIRVVSIDEGFLGNASLFRYARDLGNPRGDMYEIALWKDSVVKSGKDLMFAINIPQESVVIPENIDAIRAAMQMQGDRESGTSATNKYLGIGSWKK, encoded by the coding sequence ATGAAAAAGATTAAAGTTGGAGTAGCAGGCTATGGAGTAATTGGACAGCGACTTGCAGATGGAGTTGACTTGCAAGATGACATGGAATTGGTAGGCGTAGCAGATGTAGCCCCCACCCTGAGTGTACGTGCTCTCAAGGAGAAGGGCATGCCCTACAAGCTGTTCACTGCAATGCCGGATAACACAGCAGCACTTGATGAGGCTGGTATCCCAATCAGTGGTTCACTGGAGGATTTGGTAAAGCAGGTTGATATCATGCTCGATGCCACAAGCGCAGGAGTGGGACTGAAAAATAAAGAAATCTACAAGAAGTATGGCAAGAAAGCTGTATTCCAAGGTGGTGAGAAGAATGCCATTGCCGATGTATTCTTCCACGGTTATGCAAACTACGAAAAGGGTCTCGGGGTGGATTACCTCAAGCTTACCAGCTGCAATACCACTGGATTGATTCGAGCGGTGGACTGTCTCGACCGCGAAGTTGGGGCTGAGAAGGTTGCTATCACCATCATCCGTCGTGTTGCGGACCCTGGGGACTACCATCGTGGTTTGACCAATGCACTACAGATTGACAAGGCACCCAGCCACCAGGCAGTTGATTTGATGACCATCATGCCACATGTTGATGCTACCGGAATTCTGGTCCACACCCCGGTCACCCATGGCCATATCATTACCGTCGTGCTTACACCGAAAAAGGATATCTCGGTTGAAGAGGCTATTGCAATCTTCGAGAAACATCCCCGTATCCGCGTAGTGTCCATTGATGAAGGGTTCCTCGGCAATGCCAGCCTCTTCCGCTATGCACGTGACCTAGGAAACCCAAGAGGTGACATGTATGAGATTGCCCTCTGGAAAGACTCTGTGGTCAAGAGTGGCAAGGACTTGATGTTTGCAATCAACATCCCCCAGGAGTCGGTGGTCATCCCTGAGAACATTGATGCAATCAGAGCAGCGATGCAGATGCAGGGTGACCGTGAGAGCGGCACATCTGCGACCAACAAGTATTTGGGAATTGGATCATGGAAAAAGTAA
- a CDS encoding phosphoglycerate kinase: protein MEKVTSIRMRSLEDVVLKGRTVIFRPDINSPIDPKTKRIVNTNRLEKAAPTLKALLDGGAKVALIAHQGDTLDYQNLIPLAEHAQILSKFTGYEVAYLDDVCGPAAQERVRSLKEGQAVVLGNLRYLSEEITAFEKEVKLKPSQMLDTWLIRSLAPLADLYVNDAFAAAHRNAPSMVAFQELLPTAGGKQLVAEYTALSKVAAQPIHPCVFVLGGGKISDAFGMMRNVLENKTADAILCGGITALVMLLAKGVSLGDATWNFLKDRDLLMFVEQAKSLLESWSEAFVTPLDLAYEEGGKRLEATVETIAHSKNLQTKLFPDLGEKTIKRYKELIAEAGSVFVNGPAGVYEDERFEKATKEIWTAIANADGYTVVGGGDTITAATRFTDIGQYSYVCTAGGAMVRFLSGKKLPLIEAMEKAWERDSKE, encoded by the coding sequence ATGGAAAAAGTAACCAGCATTCGCATGCGTAGTCTGGAGGATGTAGTGTTGAAGGGGCGGACGGTCATATTCCGTCCCGACATCAACTCTCCCATCGATCCAAAGACCAAGCGCATTGTAAATACCAATAGATTGGAGAAAGCAGCCCCTACCCTCAAGGCGCTGCTTGACGGAGGTGCAAAGGTTGCCCTGATCGCCCACCAAGGCGACACCCTGGACTACCAGAACCTTATCCCCCTTGCTGAGCATGCTCAAATCCTCAGCAAGTTCACCGGCTACGAGGTAGCCTATCTTGATGATGTGTGCGGCCCTGCTGCCCAAGAGAGAGTTCGCTCCCTCAAGGAGGGTCAGGCCGTGGTCCTGGGAAATCTACGCTACCTCTCAGAGGAGATTACCGCCTTTGAGAAGGAGGTAAAGCTCAAACCATCGCAGATGCTCGACACCTGGCTCATCAGATCTCTGGCCCCACTGGCCGATCTCTATGTAAACGATGCTTTTGCAGCAGCCCACCGAAACGCCCCCTCCATGGTAGCGTTCCAGGAGCTGCTTCCCACTGCGGGGGGAAAGCAGCTGGTGGCCGAATATACCGCGCTCAGCAAGGTTGCCGCCCAGCCAATCCACCCCTGCGTCTTTGTATTGGGGGGAGGAAAGATCAGCGATGCCTTCGGTATGATGCGCAATGTACTGGAGAACAAGACCGCTGATGCCATCCTCTGTGGAGGGATTACCGCATTGGTTATGCTTCTGGCAAAGGGTGTATCCCTGGGAGATGCCACTTGGAACTTCCTCAAGGATCGTGATCTCCTTATGTTTGTTGAGCAGGCAAAGTCATTGCTCGAAAGCTGGTCGGAAGCATTTGTTACCCCTCTTGACCTTGCCTATGAAGAGGGAGGAAAACGATTGGAAGCAACTGTTGAAACGATAGCTCATTCCAAGAATTTGCAAACAAAACTATTCCCCGATCTTGGAGAGAAGACCATCAAACGCTACAAGGAACTGATTGCAGAAGCTGGGTCAGTTTTTGTAAATGGACCTGCCGGGGTGTATGAGGATGAGCGTTTTGAGAAGGCAACCAAAGAAATCTGGACTGCTATCGCTAACGCTGATGGATATACCGTTGTAGGAGGTGGGGACACCATCACCGCAGCAACCCGTTTCACTGACATTGGGCAGTACTCCTATGTCTGTACCGCAGGAGGAGCGATGGTCCGTTTTCTCTCAGGCAAGAAACTCCCCTTAATAGAGGCGATGGAAAAAGCTTGGGAACGAGATAGCAAGGAGTAA
- the larA gene encoding nickel-dependent lactate racemase encodes MQLSIPYLRDQEIEVTISNKNLLGILEPNAIPSAGEKKSLERATADLVAFLKGADKVLVIINDATRPTPTPAMLSAILPQAEKAGICDEQITILVATGAHRGVKEGELEQLLGIYAQRFKNRLVIHDSKDATSLVSVGETRNGTPILLNKLLFSCDRIVATGSVEPHYFAGFTGGRKAFLPGIAGYATIEANHKLAIQDVAHSLALDGNPVHEDMMDALTHIKAPIFSLMTVLDKDQKVVAATSGDIVQSFLEAVEIARSVFCVPVKEQAEVVIAIAKFPMDINLYQSQKGIDNGSLAVKDGGTLILVSSCREGIGDEEFAKLLGSCKTPDEALQKINENYKLGYHKAAKMASVSKRITVQAYTELADELVTSLFLVPIHNLQQALDDALQHAKDQGVANPTVLVLPDGCVTVPSVG; translated from the coding sequence ATGCAGCTGAGCATTCCCTATTTGAGAGATCAAGAGATTGAGGTTACTATTTCAAATAAGAACCTTCTGGGTATTCTTGAGCCAAATGCCATTCCTTCTGCAGGTGAGAAAAAATCACTGGAGAGGGCAACAGCAGATCTGGTTGCTTTTCTCAAGGGGGCCGACAAGGTTCTGGTGATCATAAACGATGCCACCCGTCCTACCCCAACCCCGGCGATGCTCAGTGCAATCCTTCCCCAAGCAGAAAAGGCCGGAATATGTGATGAACAGATAACCATCCTGGTAGCAACAGGAGCCCATCGAGGAGTAAAGGAGGGGGAGCTGGAACAGCTCCTAGGAATCTACGCACAACGCTTTAAAAACCGATTGGTCATTCATGATTCAAAGGATGCAACATCTTTGGTCAGCGTTGGAGAAACCCGAAATGGTACTCCTATCCTCCTCAATAAACTCCTTTTTTCCTGTGATCGAATCGTGGCAACAGGGAGTGTTGAACCACACTACTTTGCTGGATTTACCGGAGGGAGAAAAGCCTTCCTGCCTGGGATTGCAGGATATGCCACCATCGAGGCAAACCACAAGCTGGCCATCCAGGATGTAGCACACTCCCTTGCACTGGATGGGAACCCTGTGCATGAGGATATGATGGATGCCCTAACCCATATCAAGGCACCAATATTCTCTCTCATGACAGTATTGGACAAGGACCAGAAAGTGGTTGCAGCTACAAGCGGTGATATCGTCCAATCCTTCTTGGAGGCAGTCGAGATCGCTCGCTCTGTGTTCTGTGTACCGGTGAAGGAACAGGCGGAAGTAGTGATCGCGATAGCCAAGTTCCCGATGGACATAAATCTCTACCAGAGTCAGAAGGGAATCGACAATGGGTCCCTTGCTGTCAAGGATGGTGGTACCTTGATTCTGGTATCCTCCTGCCGTGAAGGTATCGGGGATGAGGAGTTTGCAAAACTGCTTGGTTCCTGCAAGACTCCGGATGAGGCACTTCAAAAAATCAATGAGAATTACAAACTCGGGTACCACAAGGCAGCAAAGATGGCCTCTGTGAGCAAGCGAATCACGGTCCAAGCCTATACTGAACTAGCTGATGAACTGGTAACATCGCTCTTCCTTGTACCCATACATAATCTACAACAAGCATTAGATGATGCATTGCAACATGCCAAGGATCAAGGAGTAGCCAATCCAACAGTCCTTGTACTCCCTGATGGCTGCGTCACAGTTCCTTCCGTTGGGTAA
- a CDS encoding AraC family transcriptional regulator, translating into MEQQESLILFKEDFSIKVNDDRKPLFYLFDYGVRSDAMNMEFQHFHDFYELFFLVDDHASHIIEGEYFSLQRYDLVLLKPSSLHMTMYPKGERPKARLIVAFRISPSLSPLERQVRRLLTLFDEDPPIFRFSGSVLQKIMQLFNAIYILGAELQPGYDLMIHGKFLELLWIIQTNRKANLFTKAEITDSITQKIYEVTSYLHTHYAEELSLQEVANHFSVSSFYLSHQFKRVTGLNFVSYLQQIRVRNAQQLLLYSRMKIKEICSTCGFTSFSQFSRVFSKFCGVTPSTFRKNMNHQSEQMLRSLDPERNAQATPSKALQSEDEYRSVKHKEVLTQRKEL; encoded by the coding sequence ATGGAACAACAAGAGAGCCTTATACTTTTCAAGGAAGACTTCTCGATCAAGGTGAACGATGACCGTAAACCCCTGTTCTACCTCTTTGACTACGGGGTGCGCTCTGATGCGATGAATATGGAATTCCAACACTTCCATGACTTCTATGAACTCTTTTTTTTGGTCGACGACCATGCCTCGCATATTATTGAAGGTGAGTATTTCAGCCTGCAACGGTATGACCTAGTGCTCCTCAAGCCATCATCACTTCATATGACGATGTATCCCAAGGGTGAGAGACCAAAGGCCAGGCTCATTGTTGCATTCCGTATTTCTCCCTCTCTCTCCCCCCTGGAACGACAGGTGAGACGTTTGTTGACTCTTTTTGATGAAGATCCCCCCATATTCCGTTTCTCCGGATCTGTGTTGCAGAAGATCATGCAGTTGTTCAATGCAATCTATATTCTGGGGGCAGAGTTGCAACCAGGGTATGATCTTATGATCCATGGAAAGTTTCTGGAATTGCTATGGATCATCCAGACCAACAGGAAAGCAAACCTCTTTACGAAGGCTGAGATTACCGACTCCATCACTCAGAAGATATATGAGGTAACCAGCTATCTCCACACCCATTATGCCGAGGAGCTCAGCCTCCAAGAGGTAGCAAACCATTTTTCGGTAAGTTCCTTCTATCTCTCCCATCAGTTCAAGCGGGTGACCGGGTTGAATTTTGTCTCTTACCTCCAACAGATACGGGTTCGTAATGCCCAGCAACTGTTGCTTTACTCAAGGATGAAGATCAAGGAAATCTGCTCAACGTGTGGATTTACTTCTTTCAGCCAGTTCAGTCGTGTTTTCTCCAAGTTCTGCGGTGTAACCCCTTCCACATTCAGGAAGAATATGAATCATCAGTCAGAGCAAATGTTACGATCACTTGACCCGGAACGAAATGCCCAAGCAACCCCTTCCAAGGCATTGCAAAGTGAGGATGAATATCGTTCTGTAAAGCACAAGGAGGTGCTTACCCAACGGAAGGAACTGTGA
- a CDS encoding 6-phosphogluconolactonase, producing the protein MELIQQQRVEQVDAYVSLCMAAQILDKPASILALATGNTTEPIYRVFTALVQESGLDVSGIRASVVDEYTDISVASPLGCRNRLQRLFVDTGLLEASQLIAPRLKSEIPLFTSLLDSLGPFDLQILGVGANGHLGFNEPGADPSSLVHEVPLTEETRKVLEKKYSQRGIHEPIPLSGITMGLKPILQAREIILVAKGREKADVVKALYQGPIEKSLPASFLQLHPRCKLVVDEEAACKL; encoded by the coding sequence ATGGAACTTATACAGCAACAGAGAGTGGAGCAGGTGGACGCTTATGTCTCCCTGTGCATGGCAGCCCAGATCCTTGATAAGCCTGCCTCAATCTTGGCCCTTGCTACCGGAAATACCACAGAACCCATCTATCGGGTTTTTACTGCACTTGTACAGGAGAGTGGTCTCGATGTATCGGGTATACGGGCAAGTGTTGTCGATGAATACACAGACATCTCTGTTGCAAGCCCACTTGGATGTCGTAATCGTCTCCAACGGTTGTTTGTAGATACCGGCTTGCTGGAAGCATCGCAGTTGATTGCTCCACGATTGAAGTCTGAAATTCCCTTGTTTACCTCTCTTCTTGATTCCCTTGGCCCATTCGACCTGCAGATATTGGGAGTCGGGGCAAATGGTCATCTCGGTTTCAATGAACCTGGAGCCGACCCTTCCTCTCTTGTGCATGAGGTTCCCCTTACAGAAGAAACACGAAAAGTTCTTGAGAAAAAGTATTCACAAAGAGGGATTCATGAACCGATTCCCCTGAGTGGGATTACAATGGGTTTGAAACCAATCTTGCAGGCAAGGGAAATTATTCTTGTTGCAAAAGGCAGGGAAAAAGCCGATGTAGTCAAGGCATTGTATCAAGGCCCAATTGAAAAATCATTACCCGCATCTTTCCTGCAACTACACCCCCGTTGCAAGCTGGTAGTCGATGAAGAGGCTGCTTGCAAGCTATAA
- a CDS encoding ROK family protein → MVLAIDVGATKTAWALSEAEGALGPIERRPTRDVPSLLQEIVSAHAKSVDAIGISLVGHVDSSGLQWKEALTIAGSYPQDLMALTSLPLSIDNDLKAATLAEQVHGWGRTYSEVLCLNLGSGVSLGVISGGILQRGSANYSGEVGHMPVWDGEAYRPLEQLLGGLGIQSYLAGHGIDGGAEELFRQSVLRDQKAGERVVFLREVLVNLLVALIHLYNPQCVSLSGSLALQEQLTDSLETEVRSRLLRVSEESLHVIAPSRLGARESSLLGASQLAWEELQ, encoded by the coding sequence ATGGTCCTAGCCATAGATGTAGGGGCAACCAAGACAGCTTGGGCACTAAGTGAGGCTGAGGGTGCATTGGGTCCCATAGAGAGACGACCTACAAGGGATGTACCCTCCCTCCTGCAGGAGATTGTTTCAGCCCATGCCAAGAGTGTTGATGCAATCGGCATCTCCCTTGTCGGTCATGTCGATTCTTCCGGGTTGCAGTGGAAGGAAGCACTCACCATTGCCGGATCCTATCCTCAGGACCTCATGGCTCTTACCTCGCTTCCTCTCTCCATTGATAATGACCTCAAGGCAGCTACCCTGGCTGAACAGGTCCATGGGTGGGGGAGGACCTACTCAGAGGTGCTCTGCCTGAACCTCGGTAGTGGGGTCAGCCTTGGTGTGATAAGCGGAGGAATCCTGCAGAGAGGATCTGCAAACTACAGCGGGGAAGTGGGGCATATGCCTGTATGGGATGGAGAGGCTTACCGGCCCTTGGAGCAGTTGCTCGGTGGACTGGGCATACAATCCTACCTTGCTGGTCACGGTATCGATGGTGGAGCGGAGGAGCTGTTCCGGCAATCCGTGTTGAGAGATCAGAAAGCAGGAGAACGTGTAGTATTCCTACGGGAAGTGTTGGTGAATCTTCTCGTTGCTTTGATACATCTCTATAATCCCCAGTGTGTTTCACTCTCTGGTTCCCTGGCATTACAGGAGCAATTGACAGACTCATTGGAAACGGAAGTTAGGTCCCGCTTGCTGAGGGTAAGCGAGGAGAGCCTGCATGTGATCGCGCCATCTCGTTTGGGTGCGAGAGAGAGCTCCCTGCTGGGAGCGAGCCAGCTTGCTTGGGAGGAACTCCAATAA
- a CDS encoding glycoside hydrolase family 88 protein — protein MRTIDDTLTTLVEGFMPVLYASDDPDFAANKLAHGIEDDIRSRYQFWEWPHGVGLFGLWKLFEKTGEDRYLHMLTQYYDERIEQGLPGKNVNTMAPILALSYLAEYTTNPRYLEVCIEWVDWVMAGGLARTKEGGFQHRTTDDENLGQLWDDTLMMTVLAVANVGRILGKESYQQEAIYQFLLHAEYLCDVKSGLWYHGWTFEGNHHFSQAFWGRGNCWITIAIPLFLETKGLPESIKRYLSTILVRQIRALVPLQDEGGMWHTVLDDSTSYLETSATAGFGYGIIRSVKLGLLETSYLAVAKKALNAVMENIDEHGVVQNVSYGTPMGKESKEFYKQIPIRPMPYGQALAMLFLMESQGMESWS, from the coding sequence ACTTTGCCGCCAACAAGTTGGCTCATGGTATTGAGGATGATATACGAAGCCGCTACCAGTTCTGGGAGTGGCCGCACGGGGTAGGGCTGTTCGGTCTCTGGAAACTGTTTGAGAAGACAGGAGAGGATCGCTACCTGCATATGCTCACCCAGTACTATGACGAGCGGATCGAGCAGGGCCTTCCAGGAAAGAATGTGAATACGATGGCCCCTATATTGGCTCTCTCCTATCTTGCTGAGTACACCACCAACCCACGTTACCTGGAAGTATGCATTGAATGGGTCGACTGGGTTATGGCTGGCGGTCTGGCAAGGACGAAGGAAGGGGGATTCCAACACCGTACCACCGATGATGAGAATCTAGGCCAGCTCTGGGACGATACCCTGATGATGACCGTATTGGCTGTTGCCAATGTGGGAAGAATTTTAGGCAAGGAATCCTACCAGCAGGAAGCAATCTACCAGTTCCTCTTGCATGCAGAGTATCTCTGTGATGTAAAGAGTGGGCTCTGGTACCACGGTTGGACCTTCGAGGGAAATCATCACTTCTCCCAAGCGTTCTGGGGTAGGGGAAACTGCTGGATAACCATTGCCATCCCACTCTTTCTGGAGACAAAGGGGTTGCCTGAGAGTATAAAACGATACCTGAGCACCATCCTGGTCAGGCAGATCAGGGCACTGGTTCCCCTGCAGGATGAGGGTGGCATGTGGCATACCGTGCTTGATGATTCAACCAGCTATCTTGAGACAAGCGCAACCGCTGGATTTGGCTATGGAATCATACGCTCAGTGAAGCTTGGATTGCTTGAAACCTCCTACCTTGCGGTTGCAAAAAAGGCGCTCAATGCGGTCATGGAGAACATTGACGAACATGGGGTGGTCCAGAATGTCAGTTATGGAACCCCGATGGGCAAGGAATCCAAGGAGTTCTACAAGCAGATCCCCATCCGTCCCATGCCCTATGGCCAAGCATTGGCGATGCTTTTCCTGATGGAGAGCCAGGGGATGGAGTCATGGTCCTAG